The Euwallacea similis isolate ESF13 chromosome 7, ESF131.1, whole genome shotgun sequence genome has a window encoding:
- the LOC136409993 gene encoding piggyBac transposable element-derived protein 4-like has product MCYEEEQARHLRLFETVSSGSEIEPDDDGESFTEDCVEEQEGSVSEQSLCSNSDSEESDICNKYVLRKRRIACFVAKDRTRWKKHIIKKTNIKTRACNIVYQRPGSKGFIQKEMKASSILRNFFTDSILEKIVNYTNKLISSKGDDTKKDRYNKITDLVEIKALVVLLYISEVYKFSLQNYENLFRKYGMSMEIFRLTMSAKRFSFLLCHLRFDDKSTRDERKKIVKMTAIREIFEEFTDTLPKHFNLSAYTAVDAILASFRGRCPFRVYIPSKQNRYGIKIYALVDATFYYTVKLEVYVGTYTATRTFLYRQ; this is encoded by the exons ATGTGTTACGAGGAGGAACAAGCTAGACATCTACGATTATTTGAAACGGTTTCCAGTGGGTCCGAAATAGAACCAGATGATGATGGCGAAAGTTTTACCGAAGATTGTGTGGAAGAACAAGAAGGCAGTGTTTCGGAACAGAGTTTATGTAGTAATAGTGATTCGGAAGAATCTGATATTTGTAACAAATATGTCCTAAGAAAGCGGCGAATTGCTTGTTTTGTTGCCAAAGATAGAACCCGCTGGAAAAAACATATCATAAAGAAAACGAACATAAAAACAAGGGCATGCAATATCGTTTACCAGCGGCCAGGATCAAAGGGATTCATACAGAAAGAAATGAAAGCCTCCTCCATTTTGAGAAACTTTTTCACCGACAGTATTTTggagaaaattgtaaattataccaataaattaatttcgtcAAAAGG TGATGATACTAAAAAGGACAGATACAATAAGATTACTGACCTCGTGGAAATAAAAGCTTTGGTTGTATTACTGTACATTTCGGAAGTCTACAaattttctcttcaaaattatgaaaatctatttagaaaatatggtATGTCTATGGAAATTTTTAGGCTCACAATGTCTGCAAAaagattttcgtttttactCTGTCATTTACGTTTTGATGATAAGTCGACTAGAGATgagcgaaaaaaaattgtcaaaatgaCCGCTATCAGAGAAATCTTTGAAGAATTTACGGACACCTTacctaaacattttaatttgtcaGCATATACCGCCGTAGATGCAATTTTAGCAAGTTTTCGTGGACGTTGCCCTTTTAGGGTCTATATTCCTAGCAAACAAAACCGCTACGGGATAAAAATATATGCTTTAGTTGatgcaacattttattacacagtGAAATTAGAAGTGTACGTAGGTACATACACAGCCACAAGGACCTTTTTATATCGACAATAG